In a single window of the Scophthalmus maximus strain ysfricsl-2021 chromosome 18, ASM2237912v1, whole genome shotgun sequence genome:
- the vgll2a gene encoding transcription cofactor vestigial-like protein 2a, whose amino-acid sequence MSCLDVMYQVFGPQPYFSSYGPYHHQKLALYSKMQDPQDGGGRLGPPGPPAIKEEDKELPPGAEYLSSRCVLFTYFQGDISAVVDEHFSRALSQTTAAAAAAAYAASGSHKSVRDGSFPMSQRSFPPSFWNSSYQPSASSSLGNALSGPHAELSFPGDPYSSASLHGHLHQPSPDAWHPSHHHHHHHHHPYSLGAQGSAYPRAGVHEMYGAAFDPRYGSLLVPSVRPHHRLTPGSSAPGPNASPCDLGGKGESGTGSTWSGAFTGAGAEIGLNMDTGLQAQDKSKDLYWF is encoded by the exons ATGAGCTGCTTGGATGTGATGTACCAAGTGTTCGGTCCTCAGCCTTATTTCAGCTCCTACGGCCCCTACCACCACCAG AAGCTGGCCTTGTACTCCAAAATGCAGGACCCCCAGGACGGCGGCGGCCGGCTGGgccccccggggcccccggccatcaaggaggaggacaaggagctGCCGCCGGGCGCCGAGTACCTGAGCTCCCGCTGCGTCCTCTTCACCTACTTCCAGGGCGACATCAGCGCCGTGGTGGACGAGCACTTCAGCCGCGCGCTCAGCcagacgacggcggcggcggcggcggccgcgtACGCTGCGTCCGGCAGCCACAAGAGCgtaagag ACGGATCGTTCCCGATGAGCCAGCGGAGTTTCCCTCCGTCCTTCTGGAACAGCTCGTACCAGCCGTCGGCCTCGTCCTCGCTGGGCAACGCTCTGTCCGGCCCCCACGCAGAGCTCTCCTTCCCCGGGGACCCGTACTCCTCCGCCTCCCTGCACGGCCACCTCCACCAGCCCAGCCCGGACGCCTGGCACccgtcccaccaccaccaccaccaccaccaccatccgtACTCGCTGGGCGCCCAGGGCTCGGCGTACCCACGCGCGGGGGTCCACGAGATGTACGGCGCCGCGTTCGACCCGCGCTACGGCTCGCTGCTGGTGCCGTCGGTGAGGCCCCACCACCGGCTGACGCCCGGCAGCTCGGCGCCGGGGCCCAACGCCTCGCCCTGCGACCTCGGGGGGAAGGGGGAGTCCGGGACGGGGTCGACCTGGAGCGGCGCCTTCACCGGGGCCGGGGCAGAAATCGGACTCAACATGGACACAG gtctaCAGGCACAGGATAAGAGCAAGGACTTGTATTGGTTCTAG